The following coding sequences are from one Sphingomonadaceae bacterium OTU29LAMAA1 window:
- a CDS encoding isocitrate lyase/PEP mutase family protein, whose translation MIVAPGAYDGATAMLVSAAGYGAVYMTGAGVSSTYGLPDYGLLTLTEMAAQAGRIARSVSIPTIADADTGYGNELNVTRTIQEYEAAGVAALHIEDQLSPKRCGHLTGKEIVSREEFLIKIRAAVAARRDPDLAIIARTDARAVAGMDEAIWRVNAALDAGADIGFVEAMTTLEETAAVPGLVRGPCLLNMVKGGVTPVFDLQQARDMGFDMVIAPALVFGTIVGAALDALRSFKETGMHPELPGDLTPARVFALFGSATWDKLRTSVEA comes from the coding sequence ATGATCGTAGCGCCCGGTGCCTACGATGGGGCGACCGCCATGCTGGTGAGTGCCGCGGGCTACGGCGCAGTCTACATGACCGGCGCCGGGGTGTCCTCGACCTACGGCCTCCCGGACTATGGCTTGCTGACCCTAACGGAAATGGCGGCGCAGGCTGGACGGATCGCCCGGTCTGTGTCGATTCCGACCATCGCCGATGCCGATACCGGCTATGGCAACGAACTGAACGTCACCCGCACGATCCAAGAATACGAGGCAGCCGGTGTCGCCGCGCTGCACATCGAGGACCAGCTCAGCCCCAAGCGGTGCGGGCATCTGACCGGTAAGGAGATTGTCTCGCGTGAGGAGTTCCTTATCAAGATCCGCGCGGCTGTCGCTGCCCGGCGCGATCCCGACCTGGCGATCATCGCGCGTACGGATGCCCGAGCCGTCGCCGGAATGGATGAAGCGATCTGGCGGGTCAACGCCGCTTTGGATGCCGGTGCAGATATCGGCTTCGTCGAGGCCATGACTACTTTGGAGGAGACCGCCGCGGTGCCCGGTCTGGTCAGGGGCCCGTGTCTGCTCAACATGGTCAAGGGCGGCGTCACGCCCGTGTTCGACCTTCAGCAGGCACGCGATATGGGCTTTGACATGGTGATCGCACCGGCGCTGGTGTTTGGCACGATCGTCGGAGCAGCACTCGATGCACTGCGATCGTTCAAGGAGACCGGCATGCATCCAGAGCTGCCCGGCGATCTGACCCCGGCACGCGTGTTCGCGCTGTTCGGTTCGGCGACATGGGACAAGTTGCGCACCTCGGTGGAGGCTTAG
- the leuD gene encoding 3-isopropylmalate dehydratase small subunit, translated as MQPLVVVTGSAAVLPLANIDTDVIIRIERLTQGDQTQVGQYAFEALRYRPGGSENPEFPLNREGWRNAPILLTGSNFGCGSSREGAVVALAQKGIRVVVAPSFGDIFYSNCFQNGVLPVRLPEAKVKQLMGLSRPDGPAFSVDLMRQLVIDAAGETHSFDIDPLRREGLLAGLDDVGLTLRDKAVIQAWQTRDRNDRPWAWEPIDRPTPRDSGEAA; from the coding sequence ATGCAGCCACTCGTCGTCGTCACAGGCTCTGCCGCGGTGCTGCCATTGGCGAACATCGACACCGACGTCATCATTCGGATCGAGCGCCTTACGCAGGGGGACCAGACGCAGGTCGGGCAATATGCCTTCGAGGCGCTCCGCTATCGCCCGGGCGGAAGCGAGAACCCGGAGTTCCCGCTCAACCGTGAGGGGTGGAGGAATGCGCCGATCCTGCTGACGGGCAGCAATTTCGGCTGCGGCTCGTCGCGAGAGGGCGCGGTGGTGGCACTCGCGCAAAAGGGCATCCGCGTCGTCGTTGCGCCCAGCTTCGGCGACATCTTCTACTCGAACTGCTTCCAGAACGGCGTGCTGCCGGTTCGCCTGCCGGAAGCAAAGGTCAAGCAGCTCATGGGTCTTTCACGGCCGGATGGTCCGGCATTTAGCGTGGACCTGATGCGTCAGCTCGTCATCGACGCTGCGGGTGAGACGCACTCGTTCGACATAGATCCGCTGCGCCGCGAAGGGCTGCTAGCCGGTCTGGACGATGTCGGGCTCACCCTCAGGGACAAGGCGGTCATCCAAGCCTGGCAGACCCGCGACCGCAACGATCGACCCTGGGCGTGGGAGCCGATCGACCGGCCCACGCCGCGTGACTCCGGAGAGGCGGCATGA